From Alosa sapidissima isolate fAloSap1 chromosome 7, fAloSap1.pri, whole genome shotgun sequence, the proteins below share one genomic window:
- the LOC121713123 gene encoding amphoterin-induced protein 3: MGLMLCIVFIFLLAQVSESTCPAGCLCPSYIVSCGALGLEKLPHPVPATTWTLDLSHNRLTWLGVGSFYGLPRLVRLHLAHNLISQLSPGAFQNASALRHLDLSSNKLQVVGRHHFLELTGLEELLLFNNRITRVESTALMGLSRLRRLYLSFNHISDFPFFSIRKHTHPQLLTVDLSSNHLARLPVEDIALWPASHQRGLFLFNNSLLCDCAVYTMFRHWEQKGFESVSDFKDEYRCLLYGDPRASVRFFRHARFFENCTVGRALSLVAPKANLVVYEGELVRLDCTSSASSSENVSFSWTSPHPEGIGQLLLNGTLRLNQDGSLEIPYAKLDDAGVYQCTSMDRVQMLNESREVNVTVATRQASDEPFNTGYTTLLGCVVTLVLILMYLYLTPCRCSCCRSPGSPSPGEGSGSREDHCTLASIFGAPSSLVGGGSEQLPRKAPPPPSSASAMDRHVVFLEPLLEEQNGHLKATFTPEQLAQFQWETERLNPAVATERNAAL; the protein is encoded by the coding sequence ATGGGCCTGATGCTGTGTATAGTATTCATCTTCCTCTTGGCTCAAGTCTCCGAGAGTACCTGTCCCGCTGGGTGCTTATGCCCCTCTTACATTGTGAGCTGTGGAGCCCTTGGTCTGGAAAAATTGCCTCATCCTGTTCCCGCCACCACCTGGACACTGGATCTCAGCCACAACCGGCTGACCTGGCTCGGGGTGGGCAGTTTCTATGGTCTGCCCAGGCTAGTCCGCCTGCACCTGGCCCACAACCTGATCTCGCAGCTCAGCCCCGGCGCCTTCCAGAATGCCAGCGCTCTGCGCCACCTGGACCTTTCGTCCAACAAGCTGCAGGTGGTGGGCCGCCACCACTTCCTGGAGCTAACGGGCCTGgaggagctgctgctcttcaacAACCGGATCACGCGCGTGGAGAGCACCGCCCTGATGGGCCTGAGTCGCCTCCGCCGCCTCTACCTCAGCTTCAACCACATCTCCGACTTCCCCTTCTTCTCCATCCGCAAGCACACCCACCCGCAGCTGCTCACGGTGGACCTGTCCTCCAACCACCTGGCCCGGCTGCCCGTGGAGGACATCGCGCTGTGGCCGGCCTCGCATCAGAGGGGCCTGTTTCTGTTCAACAACTCACTGCTGTGTGACTGCGCCGTGTACACTATGTTCCGCCACTGGGAGCAGAAGGGCTTCGAGTCGGTGAGTGACTTCAAGGACGAGTACCGGTGCCTGCTCTACGGCGACCCGCGGGCATCTGTGCGCTTCTTCCGTCATGCCCGCTTCTTTGAGAACTGCACGGTGGGGCGGGCGCTGTCGCTGGTTGCACCCAAGGCCAACCTGGTGGTGTACGAGGGAGAGCTGGTGAGGCTGGACTGCACCAGTTCGGCCAGCAGTAGCGAGAACGTCTCCTTCTCCTGGACTTCACCGCACCCGGAGGGCATCGGCCAGCTGCTCCTGAACGGCACCCTGCGCCTTAACCAGGACGGCAGCCTGGAGATCCCCTACGCCAAGCTGGACGACGCGGGCGTCTACCAGTGTACGTCCATGGACAGGGTCCAGATGCTAAACGAGTCGCGGGAGGTGAATGTCACCGTGGCGACGCGGCAGGCCTCCGACGAGCCCTTCAACACGGGCTACACGACCCTGCTGGGCTGCGTGGTGACCCTGGTGCTGATCCTCATGTACCTCTACCTGACCCCGTGCAGATGCAGCTGCTGCAGGTCTCCTGGCTCCCCGTCGCCTGGCGAAGGGTCCGGCTCCCGCGAGGACCACTGCACATTGGCGTCCATCTTTGGGGCCCCGTCCTCCCTGGTCGGTGGTGGCAGTGAGCAGCTGCCGCGGAAAGCCCCTCCTCCTCCGTCGTCGGCGTCAGCGATGGACCGGCATGTGGTGTTCCTGGAGCCATTGCTGGAGGAGCAGAATGGCCACCTGAAGGCCACCTTCACTCCGGAGCAGCTGGCCCAGTTCCAGTGGGAGACGGAGCGGCTGAACCCAGCCGTCGCCACCGAGCGCAATGCGGCTCTGTAG